One region of Gammaproteobacteria bacterium genomic DNA includes:
- a CDS encoding class I SAM-dependent methyltransferase, producing the protein MAIAKNNYGTLRTSRAQEWTNYDNSAFYETIDITEFKGFAASAGITNGCDIKLSTSHWEKARSVLEVGAGYGRVINYLLQHKFLGHITAIERCNKMFNHLQKQYARNENVTLLHCDLHNLNQINFDRTFDVIFWLWSGITEFSFKEQPFIIFELTKLLSNNGILIIDTMPEFIIPLNAAEKTPSSSYTCQMHNTTICGYWISKDKIEETAFLAGFANVTHLNYTTDTNRKRLLHFLSKSLVRYPNTSFNERTHVRKIFMQHPIYCS; encoded by the coding sequence ATGGCCATAGCAAAGAATAATTATGGAACTCTAAGGACGAGCAGAGCACAGGAATGGACTAATTATGATAATAGCGCATTTTACGAAACAATTGATATTACTGAATTTAAAGGTTTCGCCGCAAGCGCAGGAATAACAAATGGCTGCGACATAAAGCTATCAACTTCGCACTGGGAAAAAGCACGTTCAGTTTTAGAGGTTGGGGCTGGATATGGCAGAGTAATAAATTATTTATTACAACATAAATTTCTGGGACATATAACAGCAATTGAACGCTGTAATAAAATGTTTAATCATTTACAAAAACAGTATGCTCGTAATGAAAATGTTACTTTATTGCATTGCGATCTTCATAATCTTAATCAAATTAATTTTGATAGAACCTTTGATGTTATTTTTTGGTTATGGTCTGGTATTACTGAATTTTCATTCAAAGAACAGCCATTTATAATATTCGAATTAACAAAATTACTTAGCAACAATGGCATACTAATTATTGATACAATGCCTGAATTTATAATCCCATTAAATGCGGCGGAAAAAACCCCAAGCTCTAGTTATACATGCCAAATGCACAACACAACTATTTGTGGCTATTGGATCTCTAAAGATAAGATAGAAGAAACTGCTTTTCTAGCAGGATTCGCCAATGTAACACATTTAAACTATACTACTGATACCAATAGAAAGCGTTTGCTACACTTTCTTAGTAAAAGTCTTGTGAGATATCCGAATACATCCTTTAACGAAAGAACACATGTCAGGAAAATTTTTATGCAACACCCCATCTACTGTAGTTAA